The Topomyia yanbarensis strain Yona2022 chromosome 3, ASM3024719v1, whole genome shotgun sequence nucleotide sequence gttatcttgaaaaaagttttaaggggtcattcacaaacaacggtcTTCAGTTAAGATGTTCGTAAAAAGTTCATTAACATTTCTAAAGGCTTCATCCTATTTTTCATACTTAAAAAAAATGTGGTAAATATCCCACTTCAAGGGGAATTAATCACTCTAACTATATCATCAAAATGAAGGTCATGTATCTTCATGAGACATCTtagaagacaccattgctgTTCGCTTTACCGTTTTCGGGTAAATAATTTTTCGCACGTTTTGGCGAAAAAAAACCACTGTAGaatgatttgaaatttttctacaCTGACTGAAACAGAGTAGTGGTTATTCGCTACTTGCAACCCACAACTCTTCCATTATATGAAGCAGACAGCATTCTCTTCAAAACATATATCCAACAAGAATCTTGCCAAATTGTAATACTCCAAGCTATCAACGACGTTATTTACAATTAGAATCATAATTTTTGCATCTAAAATTAtatgcacagtggcgggtcgTTAGGCCGAAGTCCGTTAGGTGATATGTTGTTTGGCTGAACGCCATTAGCTTGAATATGTCATTATGCCAGGTGATTTACTGGACAGAATATTGAAAACATTATTAGTCTTCGAGAGCAAAATTAATGTTTGCTTCCATATTTATGTAACATGTAACCTAACGGCAATGTTTCGGTTAACGACAtgtatcatgttttttttattgagaaagaaaaataaattgcgtattttttcttcttttaaacatgagctgaTCTTTCCGATTTTGAACAATCCCGTAATTGCAGCTTTTATCCGACTTACTCGCAGAAAGAGGTAACCCCTTAAATAAGTCCGATGAAGCTTTCGTCTGTCTGGTTGATAGATTTTAAGGATTCCGACACTCCTTGTAAATCTCCTTACCTTCCTTAATAAATAAGCTGTCATATATTTTGGCTGGCTGCTTATAAGcattaatttctttttttgaaTCGACAACGAAGTGTAGCCGAGCAGGTAAACTTTTATTCGAGCCATCGGTAATGATTGTGGAAAACCTTCTCATGCATGCCTTCACACTGAATCTGACCCGTCGTCGGAAGGGGTGGATCTTCGCAAATAAACCTGTTATCCACTCGCTGACCCGGCTGACTCGTACATAGGCGCTATGCATAATAAGTTTGGGTCTAGACAGCACGTGAGAAGAAATGACGTGGTGCAGCCATATTATACTATAGCGTAATTTGTCTAATGATTAATGATTTAATTATGTTTGGTTTGCGGTTGGTTTAATtacaaatataaaatattttgtCCACATTATTAAATGTCTTGCTTTGATTTGTTTatcattttcaacttttttctgAGTTTTCTTGTAGTTCCGCTTAACAATTGCTCActacttttcaattcaatttttcaattaaataataaaaaaataaaatatttgtccaTTGGGTACCGTTTCAGAGGATTTTCGGTCTTGGATGCGACGTTGTTGGAGTTAAACCATTCCATTTTCCCGTGGTGAAAGGAGGTTATGTCTTGCCAAAACAGCACAGAACTActgattttcttcaaaaaagctaACAAGCATTTTTGGCAGCATTACTTGACATAAATAATATGATTGATTGTGTCAGTTGCTACGAAAATTTCTCCTATTCAGCCCACATGTGCAAATCGCTTACCGACCCAAGTATTTTTTGGAAACATTTTCAGGTTAAACATAGTTTGAATATTTCCTTTTCCGGTTGTCTTGGAAACCACaccaaaaaacaatgaaatttaAAAGACATGTAAAATTTAAACGGCTGGAAACGTACATTGCTTGAATAGacaatttgattgaaaattaagtgaaAAATAATTCACATAAttagagcatcaaaaagcatatgattttatACTTTCATTCATACGGTATTGCAcataatatatttttcaactattatggaataaaaataaaaatcaattgcatTGGTTTTTCTTTTTAGGAAAGTATTTCACTACTACTTTCACTTTTCATGCTCCAAATTTATGAAAGAAAATAAATgtgaaattataaaatattttttgtgtgagGGATCCACAAATGCAGTCACGGCAAACTTCCACCTTAAGCATTTAGATGGTTAAATCTTgctattttcaatttattttcaattctcGCGTAGCTAATGCCGAAGTGTAACCATATATGAGATTCGACATGTCATTATCCTCTTTTGTTTATATAGGGGAAAGTAGGTAATAACGGACTCCTTAAGGTTAAACGACAGATTCTACACCTTCTACATAATGTCCCCAGCAAGTAGCCAAACTTtcgaaaaaatcgacttttgcaataattcacCAATTTCCATCTTTCCGTTTGACATCGGGATTTTTACAGAGATGCGCCAGTAACTAATGGGTTAAAATATGCATGTACAATGATAATAATATATGACCTGGCAATCGACTCAATGACCTAATTTTCCTTTTCATGTTGCGCTTGTCTTCGGGGCAGAACATGGTACATCCACACCTGTTGAAAGTGCTGCTGGCCACTCGTTTCGACCTTCCAAAATTTAACCACATTGAAAATTGAATCAGATGCTATATTGATCGTTGCATCGCTTGATGTGCTAGCTAGAACGAACTGGTAACTGTTTCGTGTTTTGTAAACTTACCAACCGCGGACCGGTATGCATCCGGGAACCTTCAATAGTCTCCACTCCGCGCGCTGTGCCATACTTTAGCCAAGCGTGTATCTTACCGGTCGCTGCTGGTCGAAGTGAGTTCAACAACTTCGAATCAAACAATTGAGTTCGATTTCTCACGTTCTGTATTCTGAAAAGAGTTCTTAGTCGCTCTTTTTGCACTAAGCGAAGATCGTTTAATTGCGTGTTAACCTGCTAAACGATGGCTGCAAAAATCCGGTTCTAAACGGTGTTACATGATGTGTTGTTTGAATGGTTGAAGTGAAAAATTTGCTTTCAATATGTGTAATTGGTGCACCCTTCGAAGCTATCGATAACTTTCGATCGcctttattatattttattgcaCTGTAGGTCAAATTTGCTTGTTGGGTGTGGGACAAATTTTTAGATTAATGGGGTCAATCTGTGTGATTATCGTTTAGAAAAATGATCGTGTGATTAACAGGACCGGCGGAAtacttttttcccgagtgggtagttaGATTCAGAGCAAATTCTACTCGTACTGATGTACGTTTAAACAcggcgtgtgtaagtgaaaatgaaaactccctGATAATAGCTTGTATTCATTTGGaacaccctttgttaacgggttagcgaaaatgtgtttatagAACATTTGtacagctaagtaccaattactccattcatttcaatttcgttGCACTCCCTGCGATAGAACCTTCTTTGGTGGatactgaagcccgcatgataatATTGACTAATGGGGAGGTATCTCCGACGACCGACATAGAACGAATTGAATATTTCTCcaatggcaaaaataatgccaATAAGTCTCCTTTTCAATACAAGCAATAcccatctaatacaaccggcccttggacggtctacttccggaccaaaaataagccatttaacatcatccataaatcgcgtgatctaactgAACAACACTCGAACGTATATGAATAAGTATCTAGTCTACGTACCCACCCGGAAAGtgaagattgatggtgtagtctccgggaggggccttaattgcgaaatatgcGGTTTGCTCCTTCCAGGACCCttcgcttcagtcagtgaaaattctggtatgcaagcaattgcgttaagcaacaatcgaggagtataagaatacaacttattttccattggCCTCATTTCaagcctttcgccggatctgttcatccaaactttgttcttttgaacggggctcgtctaggTTTTGTGCATAAACTACCGACGTTGGAAACAATAGGGTTATATAGTTtcccattgtagaaacaaggcacggagCAGAAAATGCGGAGCGAATTGTGGAATGTTTTCcttctgtggagagactccgcatgaacTGTCGACATATCGCACATATAAATTAGACGGGGAAACACTGAAGCATTCTTTTGAGTTCCACTCCGAGGAGAAATGCTAAAGAGGGCTACGCCACCGGCCACTACTAATTTCTACTCTCACTAGAGGGAGATTCTGACAATCCCATTGAGGGAACATCTTGTAATGcgcctataaattttcgaaagaggagaatcatttcctctcctGAGCTTCCTCGTAAACGCCTGAAAGTGTCCCTTgatgggtgctgttacaaaaccgaagtgcGTCACTCCTAAGTTAGATTTATCATTGCACTCGACCTCGCTACATTTAGTGTGTCCATTGATTCAAAAAGTTACGCGTTCAATATATccaaaacaatcgaatcaaaacaagaaattcctcctGTGGAATACAAATATAGTTACAAATGATAGTTTAAGTTCTTTCACATTGcttcattccgggtaatgagaaggcgggcACTTAGGCATTCGAAggagatatttatgaaagatcgcgtagcttcaacgaattttttagtatatcTTGTCAgagaacgcttgaaaatttattaaatttcgtGGGGCAATGAAAGTTTTGGAATCCGAACGGTAACAGCCAACCTTGGTCAAAGGGGatggatgatgatgatggtcccacctcatacccccacaaaggtgtgagctgaacgatttatctaaaagataattaatattttgatccataacaaaaccagttaacaaaaagaaacggactggttcaatttgcagacatagcctttcctttccatcaagaaaatttccattccgggaagatacttgatagaatcgggaattgaacccaatagcttccatttccgataattctctgtaagactcctcccgcctgaccaagacatcggtactaccacctgctaaggtgagaagtgacgagcctagtggcagtgcagagtccggtcgagttatatcatccacatcagaccccttaattgaaagtttcctaccattaacccaaggcaatcaagggataTTCCTATCCGAGAAAATtcttgattgatcaggaattgaacccgatatctagttAGTTgtcagaaggagtcatcaagccccatactcaacgagctaactccgttattaccactatcgcagcaataaccgagattaactctattgtcgagcaaagtcaacacaactccatcatcaaatcagaccctgatcacaacaaaagtctaaaagcttcgattcaacccgataagcttttagtgctggtcaccatgttcgatttcaaggaTGAAGGTCGTGAATTCCTTTGGGTGATATatcgggtcatgtccaatcatgGTACGTTGAATCgcaacattgaacatgttgtctggtcgtgcgcctagtgttccAGCGCCAGTTATCCGATCCTGTTTTAAAGCCCCGAAAGATATCTGAATTTATTTATctcttctcttttggttgacatgctaacagctacctgtaaatctgatcccaagagttcccagcggttccaaggaggccagtcggcgatccggttcatgatgtccggACAGTGATTTACTGtttgtcaaaaaactgcaagtttaatatgaaattgttgtacatcgaGAATTTCAGACGCATCGATTTTGTGCGCGAGACACTACGTGGTTAATTTCAGGTtgtggtttgttccaaactttcgagtgcgTAATTCCCCCCTCAGCAAGTTTAGAGtaagtagtactacccataccacccacgtattccgccggccctggtgaTTAATGtagattttagaaaaaaaaatgcaccaTATTTGAAAATGATTACATTTAGAATTATTGtttaaaatagaaacaaaaGCCGTACTCACGCTAGCCACGGGGGTGTATTGAATTACTTatagtcttcttcagtgttcataTCAGTCTAAACAAAATTGCTACAACTTTTTATACAGAAAACAGGTAGAAAGATCGGTAGGTGACTAGATGCGTGAAGCTGGCCGTGGCCATGAATATCCAAGATTGAGTGAGTTTTATATCTTCAGTAGTTGGGTCGTGTTTTATGAAAAAGGCGTGTTCCGCTACCTTAGATTTGAAGTGAAATGGTACATCTTTATCCGATTCCCTAGAAACTTTGGTAATTTCTGCGAAGTGTTCCCTAAACCGGATTTCTAATGTTCTTTTGGtttgtccaatataaactttatcGCAATTAGGACTATCTATTGTATCTTTTGTGGGCCCTAGTACTGATTTGAGTTGGTAATTTCTACTACTAAAAACAAGATCCATtccaaacttttttaattttgttctgAGTGGATATGCCATTGTTGTTGAAATCTACAGCTATTCTTTTTAAACTTTCAGTTGATGGGGTTAAGGTTGTGAGAGCTTGTTTGATTATCttgtttttttgtgaattattgatTGGATGGTGTGCTCTGGATACTCATTAGAGCAGGACACggttgtatgaaaaaaaaatataaaattttgctccgagtaactttttgggttgcatatagctcccagaacaactctgcaaattttaactcgatcggtgaaactatattttcgcgcCCACGGTTTagagtttacatgggatttcgtatgggtaaatagtcttttgcaaaataattcgtcCAAGAGTCGTTCGTTacatcctaaaaataaatagatctctgatttataggaaatttatgaAGGAAACAGGGTCTAGAAGACCATGAACCGATCTGAtccttgtggaaaaagttattaagtaaaaaccgattgatgtcctgaagtttgatgaaaatttaaattgtatagcatcactgctgctgatgatagaattatatacaaaatttttaactttctgtaATTATGTACACAAGAAACCTCAATTTATCCATGAAAACTCTTgcaaagtggccaaacagtatagataaatgatttagacacataagacgatcaaaacaaaattgtatataattggacaaccaacagcagtggtgctaggaAAAATggatattttatcaatcgtcagagcgtcaatcggtttcagcttaataactttttttctgaaGTATCTGaacgtttcgtagttttcgacaCTTTGTTTCTTTGCTAAATAtactataaaagccacataacggtttatttttagaaagcaatgggcgactcctagaggaattgttttgtgaaagttcattttcccatacaaaatcccatgtaaactttaaacagcgggtgcaaaaatatagtgtCAGCGGGCCCGCGCGCAAGAGAGAGGGAGGtttgggggttcaaaccccccatgagggttttgaattaattactcttaaaaatttattaacttcctgttcaggaaaaaaaGTGCAAACCATTTTGTCACAGAAactgtcatttgagttcggtcactcttgaaacaagtcaatgaagaaaccaaggatGAAACTTTGCGAAGGTGTCTGGAAAGGGATatatgtcaagttggacggcttctctgaaggattGGTTCACctttcgacaagcttcgatattagcaacagtagtgagtagacagcagatgtcggtcagcgggctagcaacggcagctaaggaggaaaaacacgaagttggagaaaatcgggatatcgttgaAATTTTACCACCGAAGATTATTCCGTTGGAGTagcagcgaaatggatcgccaaagtgggcatcggtatagggtgaaataccgctgccgagaagttctcagcaccagctgacagataaataggaacgactaacACCAAGAAGGATAcccggcgaaggtggttgtaaacagatgtaaaccCTTATGGTCGACacggatcggttcatgtctcaacaggtgacgatatttgcagcagacttGAGCAGGTGATATATATcgcgaaggttggacagcaagtaaggaaaagtagctatgaataaaaacatgacgattaacacaaaacaaaataagcaagaacacaatccctACTAAAGCAGTATTTAATGattgccccggatggatgaggattgcgagatacaagaggtttaggtttagtcggttgaCTTAACAACTTCTATAAACCAATCCGAAtctaccacgagccagcaggcagcgtacagtggtcggaaatgccaaaaacctgaacttaattcactagaggcccaAACATCGAATATATTAACAGAGTGTCTAgaagaattgttcgtatgaatattccccacaatctgataaaaattaaattgaggcatggcttactatgattgaactagaaaaatttactttttacaCTGACGAGGTTGACAGTTggtatcttcgacaaagttttagaaatgctcataatgaagaattttgttgaacaacttgaacttgtaggacttcaggttatcgatttataaagcgttttctaaggcaacCTCCTTAAATTTAGtgttttaatataacttttttcactgtgacttttcgtgcaaacgatgttccagacaaaaGTTGAaatattaaaaccacataatattgttgaagactgcatgtaaaaattaaattattgttgaagactgcatgtaaacatattgttgaagactgtatgtaatgTTACCTGAAATTGGCAGCACGGCACACACCTCTTGAAAAAttactcattcgttttagagttattgaagaattttaaatttttatacactaacttcaactgcgtataagacagaaaggtgcaaaccaaaatggacgaGCTGGTACTATTTTTCACCGAATTCTCAACCAATTGTTATAAACTTGATTtcgaatgaaagatataatactttcATTGaccgctattgattttttttcagttctgacttttggttccggagttacaggttagttattgcggtcacataggaatttctcatataaaccggtacaatcgtaatacgtcattggttaaaaatctattgaaacgAATATTAAATTACTCCAATTCCctggcctagatcactgatggtgaATCAAAGATtcatggaatatattgtccaatatcgataattccggaagtccctggtaccgggcatattccaacctagtctcaaatggaagtttTAATATGAAGTTGGCTGTTGCACCCCCGTCCACCCCTTCTCCTCCTTCCTCTTACACCCCGCCTTCTATCAGACCAACCACACACCCGCAGTCCCTCTGCTCATCCGCATACCAAAATATGTTAGGTTGTTCCCAACGAATCCTCCCCTCTCACTAATTATCCCCCTAACCTCTCCCTCCAGGGtcaccatattcacagatttttctgtaatgtcagatttttttttacaatttttgatcacagattctttctcagatgacagatttttggcattttgatgaaaaatatcacaggttttcacagatttttggaaatattgtgatttttcacagattttttggaaatttatcacaatttttttttcctgttttagtcatcacagatggtgaaaagatttttttggccgaaatacagatttcaatgtggcatccttGTCCCCCACCACTCGCATTTCGAAatatgttaacatgaagacaacattgaacttacgcagattaagctaattaaatattatgtttttatttgtttcaagtgtgtcagtctCGACAAgttgctcatcaagttcgtggcagtcgtgcaCTCATATATGTGGCCAGTGTAATAGGACGGTAatacatttccacaatgttatgtTGAACGTAattagctattaaatcatatatttaaaattataaataaataatttgtcATGCCAATGTTGGGTATAAGTCAGACAAAAAGCATATAGGGGAACAGGGGTTTAATTTCGACTGTTTTAAATGcataggcacaaatccccgactatgtacggggaacgtgccatttgagccaatatattctgattctgatgttcacacgtcacgaaatcagccatattactgATAACTTTATTTACTAGTACTAAAAGATATAGACTAATGtttgatgtgggatttttttgtGACGCGATTAACTTTAACAGTAGGTACCGCAGTCtagtaaatatcagaatttttttatacttcttcagcttattgccacttggtcatgtctccccataaaatcttggtcaagtctccccaacattagttattgcgttcaatgtcgtgcaaattttagtaataactatttcaatgttctGATTTATGTAGTCATTTCACTCGTTTATAAAGAATAGTATAATGTATGAgtactttaaaaatattttttagtccTTTCAGATATGTCcattcaaagtttgataaatacttacatcatttaacgcaaatttcataattACGGAAtgttttctataaggaaaggatttttcattccacgcttttaaaattaccttagaggaccgaaacaagtataaaaatatttttgaaatttttttaagaacctaatagaacacgtcatagccaataatagaattctgcgcttggtcaaatctccccatgtatgtcttttaatttttccataaaaaaatctcaaatactGCTTAGATTTTCTGAATCCAGGAGAAGGTCCCCTTaaactgtaaaaaaaaatttcccaacCGCTGAGTAGAGAAAGAGAGTAGCCCAAGGGCTAACACTGATTTCATCAGCAACGGATCGCAGATTGTTACGTCGATGATGCATTCGCTTGGCTGAGTCTATAATTCAGCCGCGTTTACACTGGCTCCTTTActctgcataatatgctagtcgaatTCATAGTCTGTCGATAAGTTCTGAAAAATTGTACTGGACAGTTTTATGATGACGCCGTAATACTCAAAAAaggaagtaaacaaagagaaccTTTCTTCTTCTCGTTCGCACTTAGCACCATTTGTTATGTTTGTCTAGAATATGTATCAATTCACTTCATCTTACGAACCCTTGCGTGCAAGATTGTGGCTTACTTGCATGAAACAGTAAGCTTGTGCTATGTGTAGTAGCGATGAAAATTGGTAGCACTGTAGTTCGTTTGCTTTCCGTGTTGGCTCTCTGTCTCTGTTCATGCGTTCGTTAAGTAAGCTTTCGTTGCTTTTTACGTTAAATAAGCTTTCCGTCCGTTCCGATGGTGTCATGTATACAGGGTGTTCGGTTGATGGTTAAAAATTTGTTCATGGGCGATAGATGAGCATATTTGGAGAAAACATTGTTCTACATCTACCGTAAAATCTCAACGGTTAAGGAATTATTGAATTGTTTCGGGAAATAACTTGATAGTCTTGCAGTAGCACCAATTTAAAATTGACACCATCTTTGTTGTCGACtcaataataattaataataaatcCATGCTGCAAAAAATATGGATTCCACACAAGAATCCACATCAAAATCGATAGATATGCATAGCAAATGTTTATTTTCAGGAGCAAGCAACAAGAGTTTGTTTTTGATAAGCgtatttattattatattgtcattgtcatttatAAACATAGCTTAACAAAAAAGTATACTACTTTATTCATCTCTAAATAAAAcgatttttctttcaaaatttataaatgggatCAATATTGCAGATAGACAATAATTGTATTTATTTTGGAGAAAATGGACGAAGTGTGGATGCACGTTGAAATCTTCTTTCTCGCCCATTGGCGGACGCTAACGGTAATCAACCATCGATTAATTTTTGATTGCTCATTGTAACGTATATTTGCAGCTTCtccagttttaaaatgttcaacGAAAAAGCAGAttgatataaatatataaaagaaatGCAAAGAGTGCAAAACTTCGACTGTTGGATTTTTACAGAATTTTAGTACTTAGTTACAACTTTGCTTTGTTTCCAAAACAATTGCAGCCATAGGGACAACAGGATTTCAGGTTTCGCGTTCCAAAATGTAGCCATTCGGCTAGATAAGAAACATCGTTTACTCTGAAACAAAAATGGGCAACAAAACAATTAAGAATGAACATTGGCATGAATAATCGGAACTAGTTAGTTGGTAGCAGGAACTTCAGATATTACAGTCATTGTAGtgttaaaaatgaataaagcgAATCAAATGTCATTTAAAACATACTTGAAGTATAACAATAAAGCTACTTAACACTTACTAGACTTAATATTTCTGAAGAGGATAAAGGAAATGCAAAtcttattaaaatatgaaattgcTTGCAATATCAGCTAGTAAAACTGAACTAATCttattataatattatataGTAATTCTCACTAATCACAGGCTTATGTCAAATTATTCCCTATTCGAAACATATCCAACCCTCTCCCTCTCTCACATCGATCACATACATCAAGCATCGTCCAGAATCTGTCCCATCAGTTCGATTTCGTTGATCGTATCAACGAGAATGGAGTGCGCTTCCGCCTCGCTTTGAATTACCGCTCGGTCCGCCAAAATCCCCAGCTGTAGCTTTCCTCCGTAGGTCAATAGTGCCAGCCCGACGGCCGTTTGTCCAATGTTCGGTATCCAGAAGCTGATATTTTTCAGCTCGTGCCCATTGATGCGAGGTTTCTGCTGTGGTCCCGGCAAGTTCGAAATGGCCAGCGTGCTGTGTGCGCTTGTCAGCTTCTTGCGCAGGACCGTATCCGGAAACAGACAAGCCAGCGAGGTCATGATCCAGTAGTTGATCTGAAATGTGACGATCGGCGAGTTAAGTAAAGGGGTGAATTGTTTGTTTAATGTTGGATCACATACCAAATAATCCGGTGAGGAGCGAAGATTATCCGAGTGTTGCTTTATCTGCGTTAGACGGCTAAGATGATTTTGAAGCCGATTAGGATCGTCAAGCTGAATGCCTGCTCGGATAGGTAATGTTTGAAGGGCTGCCGAGAAGCGGTTGTGCAATTTCAACTGAGGTACTGAAAGGCAAAATTTAATTACGTTTCTGTGATTATTTTCAAACTGCGATCTTACACTCTTGTTCGATTCTAGTCGGAAGTACCACTGTAATATTGTTCGGGATGGATCCCTGTTTACGAACGAAATACTTCTGCAGGCTGCTGGATAGTGCTGTCAGAAAAGTGTCGGAGAATCTGGCTCCGGGAACTAGATGCTTGATTCGTTTGATTACCCTTACCCAGCGCGTATTGCTGGTCTCCTCCTCATGAATCCAGCTGACGACCTTTTGGTTCACTAGCTTGCTAGCGTGAATACAGTTGTCATCTACTTGGCGGCGGGAGATGTCGTGGAAAAATGCCGGAGCAGTGACGATGGTTTTTAGAAGTTGAAAATTCTTACACTTCCACGCGTATAGTTCTTTTGGGCTGGGAATCTTCTTGAATAATTTTTTCACGGCACTTTCCTTCGGAATGGACTGAGTTGTTCCTTCCTTAAGGATGTATTCTATGTTCATTACTTTGAAGTTGGACAGACGCTTCCATCGGGACGGGACCTCTTTGTCGGCGATCCCTTCCAAAAGTAGCCGCAGCAGGGCCACCCCGTCTCCTAGGGAATGATGTACGCGGAACAGGATCTAAGGAAACGGAAATCTTTCAGAATAGTACCAATTTGGACACGAAAATTATAATGTTATCCTCGTCTCACATCACTCACCGGAAATCGTAGCATTTTACGCTGATCGTCCAACAGCGGTTGCCTGCCAACTAGAATCTCCCACGAGGACGTATGATTCTCAGGCAACTGACGATTGCTGATCTCACTTAAGCAAGCACGTAATTGGCATTCGTCTATATATTTTCCATGCTTTCCCAACGGTATATGATCCAGGTAACGAATGTAATCCTCCACGGTCAAATTCGACTGGTCACTCCAGTAGTAATAACCCAGCTCAAGGTTTCGTTTCCAGAACATTTTTGGATGAGGTTGGTAACAGT carries:
- the LOC131689316 gene encoding uncharacterized protein LOC131689316 — its product is MIAAQVYPTSTWFQWAKEQGSFWKIVARQGNFSIPFGPRMLHKSRSADNIDSEYVSVETWISSSYLGMLTGVLMIVFLCHKLSRLKEDLSDSKALNWIKTLTTADVRRFFFVLGMFLEFVILSPIFVAIYFGFKCYRSVIGAILKRRHGPHFKGLLEGADVVWAIEKDNSRGMINIMAYIEETVEQQTLKEHLTSAELLLVLRKRISARLMNCYQPHPKMFWKRNLELGYYYWSDQSNLTVEDYIRYLDHIPLGKHGKYIDECQLRACLSEISNRQLPENHTSSWEILVGRQPLLDDQRKMLRFPILFRVHHSLGDGVALLRLLLEGIADKEVPSRWKRLSNFKVMNIEYILKEGTTQSIPKESAVKKLFKKIPSPKELYAWKCKNFQLLKTIVTAPAFFHDISRRQVDDNCIHASKLVNQKVVSWIHEEETSNTRWVRVIKRIKHLVPGARFSDTFLTALSSSLQKYFVRKQGSIPNNITVVLPTRIEQELPQLKLHNRFSAALQTLPIRAGIQLDDPNRLQNHLSRLTQIKQHSDNLRSSPDYLINYWIMTSLACLFPDTVLRKKLTSAHSTLAISNLPGPQQKPRINGHELKNISFWIPNIGQTAVGLALLTYGGKLQLGILADRAVIQSEAEAHSILVDTINEIELMGQILDDA